DNA sequence from the Gopherus evgoodei ecotype Sinaloan lineage chromosome 3, rGopEvg1_v1.p, whole genome shotgun sequence genome:
AAGAATCTTTGAGGAtcagaagaaactgaggcagggtgacTGCAGTGCCACACAATGCCAGGGGTGTCGCACTCTGAGACTGTACCTTGCAACCACTCTAAAGCAAAGATCTTTCTGGCCCATTACTGGTTAACAGGTTCAGAACAGTGTGTGTAGTATATACCATACTAGAAAGTTACAAGTTAATGTCTTTAAGAGGTCATAACTCCTGCTCCAGAGTTGAGGTTTTAACACCTATTTGCATCTAGAgataagattattattattatttattatttatattctgaTAGTGGCAACAGTGTGACAGCTTCCTTCCAAATGCAGAGGAGAGCAGACACTATCCCAAATAatcttttgttttcatattttatCAAGGACTTGACACTCATTAAAACAAACCACACAAACAGCAAGAGTAATTAGATACTATTTTCTGTCACTGGAATGTCATTGCTTTTAATGATGGTAGTGCTGATCATCTAAACTGGCCTGTTCTTTTTAGATTTTGATGAGCTCTCTGAATGGAACCTGGCATTTAATCTTTTTTGAAAACTTCAATCACTGTTGCCACATATTGGTCATCAGGTGGGGGCTTCCTCTGGCTGCCAGGCTGTAGGAATTTCTTAATTGTAGGTATGTTGCTTATTCTTGCTTTAAAAGCCTGAAATGAAAAACAACAGAAGCCCTAAGAGTAAGGACACAGCACTCAACTACTTCATAAATAAAAACTACACACATTAGTTTTGAAGAAACAGAGCTCATTAGCAGAGCTTGAATCACCTAATTCCACAGACTTCTATTGTTATTATTACTTAACGTTTATATAATGGTAGCACTTAGAGGCCAACCACATCAACatcccattgtgcttggtgctgtacaaacatacagaaaattactgctcatgctccaaagagcttactgtTAATTTACACAGTtttaatgagatcagaatcagaccagGAACTCATGTTAAATGAGCAACTTGAAGTCTTTGTTCTGCACAATTCTATAGTTGCTGGTTGAGCTTTAGTAACAGAATTACCTGTAACACAGGGAACTTGGAAAGCACAGTGGGCTCTTTTTCCTCTACCATTAAAATGGCTTCAAGCAGCTGTACATCTGCCCAGCTGAATCGGTTGCCAACAAGAAACTCTTGCCCGTGTTGTTTCAGAACCTACAGGATACCAGGGAACACAAATGTTATGGGTATGAAAGAGACATATACATTGGATAAATACTGGCAACTGAGCTCAGTGTGATACTTTCGAAGTATAGCAAGGTCATGGTCTGTGTAACAATTTTGTATGAAGCatctgggtgggattttcaaaagcacttacgtGATTCATTAGCACCTGCGCTCCTCAATCACTCAAGTGCTTTGGCAATACAAATACAACACTAGTATTAATAGCTGCAATAgaaaaaatctggtttttgtACCTAAGTACAAGAGGTACATAGACGAGTCTTTCCAGGTCACAGTAGAACGGTCCCACCCCTAGTCCAACAGCCTCTGTGCTTTTGAGGATGATGAAAGTCtcggggaaggagaacatcaagctgcAGCGAAGgaaaatgatcccatagttgagaTCtttcttccagatgatgtcatggtgttCTCTCACACTGAAGATacccctctgggggaggggaccccagttattaggaagaaacAGATATTAGTAATGTGGGACTTGACTATCATAAATATAGATATTTGGGGTTATGGTGACccggagaactgcatggtgaattgCAAAGGCTGCAGACATCTCAAGACATCTAAATAgatttatgtgcagtgctggggacgagatggtggttgtggtacatgtaggcacCACTGACATAGAGAAAGGTAGAAGAGAGGTCCTAGAGGCCAAATTTAGGTTGCTATATAAGAGATTGAAGTCTAGGACGTCCATGTTAGCATTATCTGAAATGCTCCAGTTCTACACACAGGGTCAGTtgaacaggcagaactgcagtgcCTCAatcatggatgagacaatggtgttcaGATGAGGGACTTGGGT
Encoded proteins:
- the LOC115648267 gene encoding glutathione S-transferase-like isoform X4; the protein is MYVEGTADLMGMIITFAFTPPKERNLALIIERATTRYFPVYEKVLKQHGQEFLVGNRFSWADVQLLEAILMVEEKEPTVLSKFPVLQAFKARISNIPTIKKFLQPGSQRKPPPDDQYVATVIEVFKKD